The Gemmatimonadota bacterium genome has a segment encoding these proteins:
- a CDS encoding family 10 glycosylhydrolase, whose product MPFVTSRERAASFSAWTWVHGGGAVDLAGWRARYARLRAAGISGVLVSGGDLAMHVEAAHAEGLVLHAWSWTMNRSGDKTVKEAHPEWFSVSREGKSSLTSPPYVGYYQWLCPTRPEVRDYVAGTMERIAAIPGVDAVHLDYIRHPDVILPRNLWEQYHLVQDHEMAPYDFCYCEACRARFEKESGRDPMGLKDPAADVDWRRFRWRMVTETVEVIARATHARGKAISAAVFPTPTIARTLVRQEWDRWPLDLVFPMLYHSFYREPVEWIGTGAAEGVAALPKATPLIAGVYLPDLPPEALGRAIRSAREGGASGVSMFEMGGLTDAHLAVVRTELRAGA is encoded by the coding sequence ATGCCGTTCGTCACGTCACGCGAGCGCGCCGCCTCCTTTTCCGCCTGGACGTGGGTCCACGGCGGCGGGGCCGTCGACCTCGCCGGCTGGCGCGCGCGCTATGCGCGGCTGCGCGCCGCGGGGATCTCCGGCGTGCTGGTGAGCGGAGGCGACCTCGCGATGCACGTCGAGGCCGCCCACGCCGAGGGGCTGGTGCTCCACGCGTGGAGCTGGACGATGAACCGCAGCGGCGACAAGACCGTGAAGGAGGCCCACCCGGAGTGGTTCTCGGTCAGCCGCGAGGGGAAGAGTTCGCTGACGTCGCCGCCGTATGTCGGCTACTACCAGTGGCTCTGTCCGACGCGCCCCGAGGTGCGGGACTACGTGGCCGGCACGATGGAGCGCATCGCGGCAATTCCCGGTGTCGATGCGGTCCACCTCGACTACATCCGCCACCCGGATGTGATCCTCCCGCGCAATCTCTGGGAGCAGTATCACCTGGTGCAGGACCACGAGATGGCGCCCTATGACTTCTGCTACTGCGAGGCGTGTCGCGCGCGATTCGAGAAGGAGAGCGGCCGCGACCCGATGGGTCTGAAGGACCCCGCGGCCGACGTCGACTGGCGCCGCTTCCGCTGGCGGATGGTGACGGAGACCGTGGAGGTGATTGCCCGCGCCACGCATGCGCGCGGGAAGGCGATCTCCGCAGCAGTCTTCCCCACCCCGACGATTGCGCGAACGCTGGTGCGGCAGGAATGGGATCGGTGGCCGCTCGACCTGGTCTTCCCGATGCTCTACCACTCCTTCTACCGGGAACCGGTGGAGTGGATCGGCACGGGTGCCGCCGAGGGGGTGGCGGCGCTGCCGAAGGCGACCCCGTTGATCGCCGGCGTCTACCTGCCTGACCTGCCGCCGGAGGCGTTGGGACGCGCGATTCGATCCGCCCGGGAGGGCGGCGCAAGCGGGGTGTCGATGTTCGAGATGGGGGGGCTGACGGATGCCCACCTGGCGGTGGTGCGGACCGAATTGCGTGCCGGTGCCTGA
- a CDS encoding GlsB/YeaQ/YmgE family stress response membrane protein: protein MDIVAWLVVGLLAGLLASFAVGGVGYGLLGDIVIGIVGAFVGGWLFGQLGIVTPFRGLAGTVFVAFVGAVVLLLVLRALRPRRA from the coding sequence ATGGACATCGTTGCTTGGCTCGTCGTCGGCCTCCTGGCGGGGCTGCTGGCATCGTTCGCCGTGGGCGGGGTCGGCTACGGCCTGCTCGGCGACATCGTGATCGGCATCGTCGGTGCCTTCGTCGGAGGCTGGCTCTTCGGCCAACTCGGCATCGTGACACCGTTTCGTGGGCTTGCCGGCACCGTATTCGTCGCCTTTGTGGGCGCGGTGGTCCTGCTGCTGGTGCTCCGCGCCCTGCGCCCGCGCCGAGCCTAG
- a CDS encoding OmpA family protein, producing the protein MTRSIHGTVLSLLSVATLASCATNARTGAAVGAGGGAVVGGVIGKVAGSTAKGAIIGAVVGGTAGALIGARMDRQAQELKQNIPGATVERVGEGIQVTFASGLLYDFDSDVVKAEAQSNLRALAGSLDKYPDTDLVIIGHTDQVGSSAYNQGLSERRSAAAARYLTSQGVSSGRIATRGLGESEPIASNETEAGRSANRRVEVAIFANAAARAKAGGQQ; encoded by the coding sequence ATGACCCGCTCAATCCATGGTACCGTCCTGTCGCTCCTGAGTGTCGCCACCCTGGCCAGCTGCGCCACCAACGCCCGCACTGGTGCGGCGGTCGGGGCCGGGGGCGGTGCCGTCGTCGGCGGCGTGATCGGCAAGGTGGCCGGCTCGACCGCGAAGGGCGCCATCATCGGCGCGGTGGTCGGCGGCACCGCCGGCGCGCTGATCGGCGCGCGCATGGACCGGCAGGCGCAGGAACTGAAGCAGAACATCCCCGGGGCGACGGTCGAGCGCGTCGGCGAAGGGATCCAGGTCACCTTCGCGTCAGGACTCCTCTACGACTTCGACTCGGACGTGGTCAAGGCGGAGGCGCAGTCGAACCTCCGCGCGCTTGCGGGAAGTCTCGACAAGTACCCCGACACCGACCTCGTGATCATCGGTCATACCGACCAGGTCGGGTCCTCGGCGTACAACCAGGGGCTGTCGGAGCGGCGTTCGGCTGCGGCCGCACGGTACCTGACCTCACAGGGCGTGAGCAGTGGTCGGATTGCGACCCGCGGCCTCGGCGAGTCGGAGCCGATCGCGAGCAATGAGACCGAAGCTGGGCGCTCCGCCAATCGCCGGGTCGAAGTCGCCATCTTCGCGAACGCGGCGGCACGGGCGAAGGCCGGCGGGCAACAGTGA
- a CDS encoding helix-turn-helix transcriptional regulator has product MLRFRLAAVLKKKGWTPYRLAQVTGLSAPTAYRLADPDQQFGRFTADTLDRLCEALDVQPGELLEWVPDQRKKTRAPK; this is encoded by the coding sequence ATGCTCCGCTTCCGCCTCGCCGCGGTTCTCAAGAAGAAGGGCTGGACGCCGTACCGCCTGGCGCAGGTCACGGGACTCTCCGCCCCGACCGCCTATCGTCTGGCCGATCCGGACCAGCAATTCGGCCGCTTCACGGCCGACACCCTGGACCGGCTCTGCGAAGCGCTCGACGTCCAACCCGGTGAACTGCTGGAGTGGGTCCCCGATCAGCGGAAGAAGACTCGCGCCCCGAAGTAG
- a CDS encoding response regulator transcription factor, whose protein sequence is MTDLISVVLIDDNRLLREGLAVLIRKQPGFLVLAASADIDDALQTVRDAKPTVVLLDFSLENHDSLRVTGTVHQEVPEAKVIVMGLLPAQEDVADFVTAGASGFIMKDASFEDFLATIRGVAAGQQILPPELTTSLFSQIAALAIRKGKPRLLEAVGLTERERQVIDLIGEGLSNKEIAARLHIAVHTVKSHVHNVLEKLALRTRLEVAAFTRGFDRRPSMPGPE, encoded by the coding sequence GTGACAGACCTCATTTCGGTCGTCCTGATCGACGACAACCGTCTCCTTCGTGAAGGTCTCGCGGTCCTGATTCGCAAGCAGCCCGGCTTCCTCGTCCTCGCGGCCTCGGCCGACATCGACGACGCCCTCCAGACCGTCCGCGACGCCAAGCCGACCGTCGTCCTGCTCGACTTCTCCCTCGAAAACCACGACTCGCTCCGCGTCACCGGCACGGTGCACCAGGAGGTCCCCGAGGCGAAGGTGATCGTCATGGGCCTCCTCCCTGCGCAGGAGGATGTCGCTGACTTCGTGACGGCCGGCGCCTCCGGCTTCATCATGAAGGACGCGTCGTTCGAGGACTTCCTCGCCACGATTCGAGGCGTCGCCGCCGGACAGCAGATCCTCCCGCCGGAACTCACCACGTCGCTCTTCAGCCAGATCGCCGCGCTGGCCATCCGGAAGGGAAAGCCCCGGCTGCTCGAGGCGGTCGGCCTGACCGAGCGCGAGCGCCAGGTGATCGACCTGATCGGCGAGGGGCTCAGCAACAAGGAGATCGCGGCACGGCTGCACATCGCCGTGCACACCGTCAAGAGCCATGTCCACAACGTCCTCGAGAAGCTGGCCCTGCGCACTCGGCTGGAGGTGGCGGCCTTCACGCGGGGATTCGATCGTCGTCCCTCGATGCCGGGGCCGGAGTAG